The following DNA comes from Chlamydiales bacterium.
CTTATGATATTCTTCTATACGCCACCGTTTTTGGTAGATTGTAAGCGTCAAATAAGGCCATCTAGCAATTTAATGAACTTTTACTAGCCATCCATTGATCAGGCAAAAACTCATATAACTTTTGAGAATTATGGGACATAAGACAACGCATGACGTCCTCAAGATATTCACGTGGATTAACTCCGAGAGTGCGGCAGGTTTGAACGAGAGAGAATATAATGGCAGCAGCTTCTCCACCATCCTCGTTGCC
Coding sequences within:
- a CDS encoding transposase domain-containing protein yields the protein GNEDGGEAAAIIFSLVQTCRTLGVNPREYLEDVMRCLMSHNSQKLYEFLPDQWMASKSSLNC